One window from the genome of Spirochaetota bacterium encodes:
- a CDS encoding SpoIIE family protein phosphatase — protein sequence MLSFSNLNIRAKLSIVISIIVVSMSLVMSIIFILKSNNEMMSSIVVRSGMLARSMAVLSANYIAGFQYLDVQKAIEDVVDKDKEIVYGYLEDVNGDVISPVFRDELIKDQSKILSDYKNFTKILGKLDPYGYGFTADVRLNIVVHGNERCVDVRVPVVIGESVSSYIRFGTTLRYLDQQLLMNIIISVLIVTFLIGIGIVFSWSFARSFSTPILKLKDAAIQFGNKNFDYSVEIVTNDEIGVLAKTFDEMRKNIKQYSEHLEELVAQRTKELQEAYQKLKEKDDIIQMELDFASKIQKGIMPNGGYKWHDFVVFGYSQPMEKIGGDFFDIFPIPGGKLLFYVADVSGHGIPAALVTTMLKISLINISFETSNPSEIIERLNERIRIINSDASQVMANYLTIFTSIVDREGNMVYSSGGHHKPILYNSKTRTFEELPEAQGAIVGIIQPELYSCTSSNFVLKDGDKMILYTDGVTERRNLSNKELELEGLKKIVAECVDRNLSGKKLLAQILSEIDRFAEGVPPRDDFTILLVEKIKSS from the coding sequence ATGTTGTCTTTTTCAAACCTCAACATTAGAGCTAAACTTTCAATAGTTATATCAATAATAGTTGTTTCTATGTCTCTTGTGATGAGTATAATATTTATACTCAAATCTAACAATGAAATGATGTCTTCAATAGTTGTCAGGTCTGGTATGCTTGCTAGAAGCATGGCTGTCTTATCCGCTAATTACATAGCAGGGTTTCAGTATCTTGATGTTCAAAAAGCCATAGAGGATGTTGTAGACAAAGACAAGGAGATTGTTTATGGTTACCTAGAAGATGTTAATGGAGATGTTATTTCTCCTGTATTTAGAGATGAATTGATAAAGGATCAGAGCAAGATATTATCTGATTACAAGAACTTCACAAAAATTTTAGGTAAGCTTGATCCATATGGTTATGGTTTTACAGCAGATGTTAGATTGAATATAGTTGTTCATGGTAATGAAAGGTGTGTTGATGTTAGAGTTCCGGTTGTAATAGGAGAATCGGTGTCTTCATACATAAGATTTGGGACAACTCTTAGATACCTAGATCAGCAGCTCTTGATGAATATAATTATATCAGTGCTTATAGTGACCTTCTTGATAGGTATAGGTATCGTATTTAGTTGGAGTTTTGCAAGAAGTTTCTCAACACCTATTCTTAAACTCAAAGATGCTGCTATACAGTTTGGTAACAAAAACTTTGATTATAGCGTTGAGATCGTTACGAACGATGAGATTGGTGTTCTTGCAAAAACATTTGATGAGATGCGAAAAAACATAAAACAATATAGTGAGCACTTGGAGGAACTAGTTGCTCAAAGGACAAAAGAATTACAAGAAGCGTATCAAAAACTCAAAGAGAAAGATGACATAATACAGATGGAATTAGACTTTGCAAGTAAGATACAAAAGGGTATAATGCCTAATGGAGGATACAAGTGGCACGACTTTGTTGTTTTTGGATACTCTCAACCTATGGAGAAGATAGGGGGAGACTTCTTTGATATATTTCCAATTCCGGGTGGAAAACTTTTGTTCTACGTTGCGGATGTTTCAGGACATGGTATTCCTGCTGCGCTAGTTACTACTATGTTAAAAATATCACTTATAAATATAAGTTTTGAAACGAGTAATCCGTCAGAGATAATTGAAAGACTCAACGAGAGGATAAGAATAATAAACAGTGATGCTAGTCAAGTTATGGCGAATTACTTAACAATATTTACTTCAATTGTTGACAGAGAAGGTAATATGGTTTATTCATCGGGAGGGCATCACAAGCCTATTTTGTATAACTCCAAAACTAGAACTTTTGAAGAACTTCCAGAGGCTCAAGGAGCGATTGTAGGTATAATCCAGCCAGAACTTTATAGTTGCACTTCTTCAAATTTCGTTCTTAAAGATGGAGATAAGATGATACTATACACCGATGGTGTAACAGAGAGAAGGAACCTCTCGAATAAAGAACTTGAACTTGAAGGGCTGAAAAAGATAGTTGCCGAATGTGTTGATAGGAATCTATCTGGTAAAAAACTGCTAGCACAGATCCTAAGTGAGATTGATAGATTTGCTGAAGGAGTTCCACCAAGAGATGATTTTACCATTTTATTAGTTGAGAAAATAAAGTCTTCTTAA